The sequence CCGATATATTCTGCCGGCAAGCATATAATGTTCAACATTCCCGGCTCCTACCCCCATAAATTTGCTCTGTGCCAAAATCCCCAGATTTTCAGGTATTAAGTTCGTGCGTATTTTTATACTGCTCATTATGAAGGATTGCGATTCCTGTCCGATACTGCCTAATTCTTCCTGTAATTTTTCCGTGGTAAAAACAATCAGGGGCTTGGCAAAAATCCCCAAACCAATTACTAATAGTGCTATTACCAATAAGCCGATTCTTCTCATTGGGCGAGTATAAAGAAAAAAGAAAGAGAAGAGCAACATAGCCAACATAGAAATAATGGCAATTCTGGCTCCTTCAACAATAGTAATGCTTAGTGTTATTAAAGCACAAAGGAAGGAAATAAACCTTAAACAATTATTGTGTTTTAGCTCTGGAACAAATAAAATGAACGGAAGCAACAAATTGTTTACGGCAGCCAGATGGTTGGGTCCGTAAAAAGGTCCGGTTGGGATAAAAGAGGCACTGTTATACAAGATGGATTGAGGTAAATGCTTCCAAGTGATAATTTCCCAAAGAGCGATGCTTAGATAAGACAGAACTAAAAAATACCAGAACCAATGAGCATTTTTTTTGATGCTGTTGTTTCTACTGAAAACGCTAATCACAATAAATAAAAGGGCTTTCTTGAGAATCGCTTCTGAATACGACAAAGATATCTGTTTATCAACAGACCAGTTATAGCTCAACAGTGAATATGCCGATAATGCCAACAAATACATCACCGGCACATAGTTTACTTGGTTAATGATTACCACTTCTTTATCTATGAGGGCATAAATGACACACACACCTAAAACGAACATAAAGTAGTATTTATTTACTACCACAGCTATAGGAAAGTATTCCAGCAGGATAGATATACCCACCAGCAATGCTACCAGATAATCTAACCTAATTTTGTTATAGGATAATTTTAGCACCGCTGAATTCAGGATTGCTTCCTCTTTCCGCATAAAGCTGCCTTGATAGCCATTATTTTTTCTTTGTTTTCTCCCTGCCAGCTCTCTAAAATTAAAGCCAAAATACAGGATAAGATAAAGGCGGCTACAGTGCTAAGTACCACTGTCAATGCTCTTTTGGGTTTAGACCTTATACCGGCAATTTGAGGGGCATCATAGACCTCAAAAGTAGGCAGGTCTTTCACTTCTTCCAGTTTGGCAAGTTCGTATTGAGGATAAAGATTTTCCAGAATTTTCTGCTCTATTTCCACATTTAGCATCATTTGAGCATACTGCATAGATAAATCGGGAATTTTATCTATTTG is a genomic window of Candidatus Cloacimonas sp. containing:
- a CDS encoding O-antigen ligase family protein produces the protein MRKEEAILNSAVLKLSYNKIRLDYLVALLVGISILLEYFPIAVVVNKYYFMFVLGVCVIYALIDKEVVIINQVNYVPVMYLLALSAYSLLSYNWSVDKQISLSYSEAILKKALLFIVISVFSRNNSIKKNAHWFWYFLVLSYLSIALWEIITWKHLPQSILYNSASFIPTGPFYGPNHLAAVNNLLLPFILFVPELKHNNCLRFISFLCALITLSITIVEGARIAIISMLAMLLFSFFFLYTRPMRRIGLLVIALLVIGLGIFAKPLIVFTTEKLQEELGSIGQESQSFIMSSIKIRTNLIPENLGILAQSKFMGVGAGNVEHYMLAGRIYRTAGISNSHNFFLELMSNYGLLFLLGFLYIYGIWLYRLWRAIKMNPDKKKYYEMYFFVALMFIPTACLPSTIIWDYHYWILFAFINEISHPANWMPKQNEQI